In Streptomyces rapamycinicus NRRL 5491, the genomic stretch GGGACCTGCCGTCCCCCGGCCCCGCGGTGCTGATCGGATCGCGCCGGGTGGAGGGCCCCTTCGACAGTGTCACGTCGCGGGACACCGTCGCGGCCGAGGCCGCCGTGCGGCTGCTGCTCGACCGTGGCGCCTCGCGCGTCGTGCTGCTGGGCGGTGAGCGGAAGGCGGGCGGCGACAGTGCGGCCGCCCTGCGCACCGGCGGATACCGGCGCGCGCTGACGGCGGCGGGGCGGAGGTTCGACCCGTCTCTCGTCGTGGAGACGGCACAGTCCTCCCGGGAAGACGGGCATGTGGCGATCGCTCGGCTTCTGGCCCGGCTTCCGGGCGGGGAAGCGCCGTTCGACGCGGTGCTCGCGCTCGAAGAGCCGCTCGCGCACGGGGCGTTGCGCGCACTGCGCAGGGCGGGCCGGGACGTACCGGGGCAGGTCCAGGTCGTCGCGTTCGGCAACGACGAGGATGCGGAGTACTCCTCCCCGAGCCTGACGACCGTCCGGGCGGATGTCCGCACGATGGCCCGGCGCGCGCTCGACCTGCTCACG encodes the following:
- a CDS encoding LacI family DNA-binding transcriptional regulator; this translates as MRDVAAAVGVSVKTVSNVVNATGQVNEATVRAVRAAVEELGYRPNPLARGLNSRATDTVTLAVPGLGYGYCAPLAAAVFDLAEAEGISVVMEPTGGDREREVEVLRNRGGLSDGVLLMPTAITARDLRDLPSPGPAVLIGSRRVEGPFDSVTSRDTVAAEAAVRLLLDRGASRVVLLGGERKAGGDSAAALRTGGYRRALTAAGRRFDPSLVVETAQSSREDGHVAIARLLARLPGGEAPFDAVLALEEPLAHGALRALRRAGRDVPGQVQVVAFGNDEDAEYSSPSLTTVRADVRTMARRALDLLTARVREGARPRSHVEVPLTITERESTFS